From Patescibacteria group bacterium, a single genomic window includes:
- a CDS encoding polysaccharide biosynthesis protein produces MTIKDKIWERTTLKRTIFFVVTDIILISLACYLGFLLRFDGKIPIEYYTMIKGFVAMSLPIILFLFSLEKLYSISWSFISIRELLKLFRAVMIGFLTIGAILFIFRDKTIFTGFPRSIIFVSGFLCLLTTGGFRFAKRVYAHLFKNGVTNNKKNGKRVLIVGAGEAGEQLARHITVSGNTPYLPVGFVDDNHMKQNILIHGIKVLGRIKNIPVIIKKHQIKEIIIALPSASKKIIKNTVNLSREAGIQKIKILPSTAEILDEKISLKDLREISIEDLLGRQPVKIDTQAIQSYINNKTILITGAAGSIGSQLCEEIIKFAPKKIIALDQRETAIFYLEKKLNRLFPDASKIFIIADICDKNKINNVFKKHQPEIVFHAAAYKHVPMMESNPDEAIKNNIFGTLTVGQASIKNKIEKFVMVSTDKAINPTSVMGASKRICEMICVCLNSKNQTKFSAVRFGNVLDSQGNVVKIFENQIKTGGPVEVTHPEMKRYFMVTAEACLLIMQSGAIGQGGEVFVLDMGQAIKIVDLAKEMIKLAGYEPDIDIPVIYSGIRQGEKLFEEILIDKEKPTKHEKIFISHLEKVNETKIKELIQELKQSLADMDVKKMKELLDIK; encoded by the coding sequence ATGACAATAAAAGATAAAATTTGGGAAAGAACAACTTTAAAAAGAACTATTTTTTTTGTTGTAACTGATATTATTCTAATTTCTTTAGCTTGTTATTTAGGATTTTTATTACGATTTGATGGAAAAATTCCTATTGAATATTATACCATGATTAAAGGGTTTGTGGCCATGAGCTTGCCTATAATTCTTTTTTTATTTTCGCTGGAAAAACTTTATTCTATTTCATGGTCATTTATAAGCATTAGAGAATTATTAAAATTATTCAGAGCAGTAATGATTGGCTTTTTAACAATTGGAGCCATTTTATTTATTTTTAGAGACAAAACAATCTTTACCGGCTTTCCCCGTTCAATTATCTTTGTGTCTGGGTTTTTATGTCTGCTAACTACTGGCGGATTTAGGTTTGCTAAAAGAGTTTATGCTCATTTATTTAAAAATGGGGTGACAAATAATAAAAAAAATGGGAAGCGTGTTCTTATTGTCGGAGCTGGAGAAGCTGGCGAACAATTAGCCCGTCATATTACTGTTTCTGGTAATACCCCCTATCTGCCAGTTGGATTTGTTGACGACAACCACATGAAACAAAATATATTAATTCATGGCATAAAAGTTTTGGGAAGAATTAAAAATATACCTGTTATTATTAAAAAACATCAAATAAAAGAGATAATAATTGCTTTGCCATCTGCTTCTAAAAAAATAATTAAAAATACTGTTAATCTTAGCCGCGAAGCAGGCATTCAAAAAATTAAAATCTTGCCTAGCACGGCTGAAATTTTAGATGAAAAGATTAGCTTAAAAGATTTGAGAGAAATCTCTATTGAAGACCTGTTAGGACGTCAACCAGTAAAAATTGATACTCAAGCAATCCAATCTTATATCAACAACAAAACTATTTTAATAACAGGAGCAGCTGGTTCGATTGGCTCTCAGTTATGTGAAGAAATTATTAAATTTGCTCCTAAAAAAATAATAGCTTTAGACCAAAGAGAAACAGCTATATTTTATTTAGAAAAAAAATTAAACAGATTATTCCCTGATGCCAGTAAAATATTTATTATTGCTGATATTTGTGATAAAAATAAAATTAACAATGTATTTAAAAAACATCAACCAGAGATAGTATTTCATGCAGCTGCCTACAAACATGTACCAATGATGGAATCAAACCCGGACGAAGCTATTAAAAATAATATTTTTGGTACTTTAACTGTTGGTCAAGCTTCTATTAAAAATAAAATTGAAAAATTTGTAATGGTTTCTACTGACAAAGCAATTAATCCAACCTCTGTAATGGGAGCTAGTAAAAGAATATGTGAAATGATATGTGTCTGTTTAAATAGCAAAAACCAAACAAAATTTTCTGCTGTTCGCTTTGGAAATGTTCTTGACTCTCAAGGGAATGTTGTTAAAATATTTGAAAATCAAATCAAAACAGGTGGGCCAGTTGAAGTAACTCATCCTGAGATGAAAAGATATTTTATGGTTACTGCTGAAGCTTGTCTATTAATAATGCAGTCAGGCGCAATTGGACAAGGTGGTGAAGTTTTTGTACTAGACATGGGACAAGCCATTAAAATTGTTGATTTGGCCAAAGAAATGATTAAATTAGCTGGCTATGAACCGGATATTGATATCCCTGTTATTTATAGCGGGATTAGACAGGGGGAAAAACTTTTTGAAGAAATCCTGATTGACAAAGAAAAGCCAACCAAGCATGAAAAAATATTTATTTCTCATCTTGAAAAAGTTAATGAAACTAAAATAAAAGAACTAATACAAGAATTAAAGCAATCATTAGCAGACATGGATGTTAAAAAAATGAAAGAATTGCTTGATATTAAATAA
- a CDS encoding DegT/DnrJ/EryC1/StrS family aminotransferase has protein sequence MYKVRFVNPEKQYKDHRKKFLKKIDDIFSRGDLIMRQDLVKFEKNFAKYIGVKHAIGVNSGTDALTLSLEAVGLKKQDKVITVGHTFMASISCIYHQNAEAKLIDVGEDFNMNTDLIVKNITKQTKAILPVHLNGRMCDMEKIMKIAKQYNLIVVEDAAQAIGAKMKIKNKWKKAGTFGITGCFSMYPFKMLGAFGDAGMVTTNDDKIARKIRLLRYNGEDRQNRKFYFHGYTALLDNVQAGLLDIKLKYLPTWIKKRQQIAKLYNDGLKDISEINTPNFEDSKFFDVWQNYVIQSTNRDKLKKYLDKEAKIETLISWPAPTYKEPILMPNKIYLSKTEEICKQVLSLPMYPELTISQVKYVIKSIQKFYDNKR, from the coding sequence ATGTATAAAGTACGATTTGTTAATCCTGAAAAACAATACAAAGACCATCGCAAAAAATTTCTTAAGAAAATTGATGATATTTTCTCAAGAGGAGATTTAATTATGAGACAAGATTTAGTCAAATTTGAAAAAAACTTTGCTAAATATATTGGTGTTAAGCATGCTATTGGTGTTAATTCTGGAACAGATGCACTAACCCTTTCCCTGGAAGCAGTTGGACTAAAAAAGCAAGACAAAGTAATTACTGTTGGACATACTTTTATGGCTAGTATTTCTTGTATTTATCATCAAAATGCTGAAGCAAAACTTATTGATGTTGGCGAAGATTTCAATATGAATACTGATTTAATAGTCAAGAACATAACAAAACAAACAAAAGCTATTCTGCCTGTCCATTTAAATGGAAGGATGTGTGATATGGAAAAAATAATGAAAATTGCTAAGCAATATAATTTAATAGTTGTCGAAGATGCTGCCCAAGCAATTGGAGCTAAAATGAAAATTAAAAATAAATGGAAAAAAGCTGGCACATTCGGAATAACAGGCTGCTTTTCAATGTATCCATTTAAAATGCTCGGGGCATTTGGTGATGCTGGTATGGTTACAACCAATGACGATAAAATCGCTAGGAAAATACGTCTATTACGCTATAATGGCGAAGATAGACAAAACAGAAAGTTTTACTTTCATGGCTATACTGCCTTATTAGACAATGTTCAAGCAGGATTACTGGATATTAAATTAAAATATCTGCCAACATGGATAAAAAAACGACAACAAATTGCCAAACTATATAATGATGGATTAAAAGATATTTCAGAAATAAATACTCCTAATTTTGAAGATTCAAAATTTTTTGATGTCTGGCAAAATTATGTTATTCAATCAACTAATAGAGACAAATTAAAAAAATATCTGGACAAAGAAGCCAAAATAGAAACATTGATTTCCTGGCCAGCCCCTACTTACAAAGAGCCTATTTTAATGCCAAACAAGATATATTTATCAAAAACAGAAGAAATATGTAAACAAGTATTGTCTTTGCCAATGTATCCAGAATTAACTATTTCTCAAGTGAAATATGTTATTAAATCAATTCAAAAATTTTATGACAATAAAAGATAA
- a CDS encoding alpha-ketoacid dehydrogenase subunit beta, which translates to MKNKKNQRLLTYSLAINEAIHQAMGQDKSVFLIGQGVKSPWYVGNTCNGLLEKYGEERVIDTPVSENAITGAGIGASIAGMRPIVVHPRMDFMIYGLDPIINQAANWDYIFGGQSTASVVIWPIINRGGEQGAQHSQALQSLFAHIPGLQVVMPATPYDAKGLMISAIKSNNPVVYIDDRWLYGLKENVPKKIYSVPIGKGVIRKKGKDITIVGISYMANEAIKAGEELKKYKIDAEIIDIRTVKPIDLPIIINSIKKTGKLIIAEAAWLTGGVAGEISALVADKGFKYLKKPIKRVCLPDSPAPTSAPLEKKYYTTYKDIIKKVKQLLK; encoded by the coding sequence ATGAAAAATAAAAAAAACCAAAGATTATTAACTTATAGTTTGGCAATTAATGAAGCAATCCATCAGGCAATGGGTCAAGACAAATCTGTCTTTTTAATTGGACAAGGAGTTAAAAGCCCCTGGTATGTTGGAAATACTTGTAATGGGTTATTAGAAAAATACGGAGAAGAACGAGTAATTGATACACCTGTTTCTGAAAATGCTATTACTGGAGCTGGCATTGGAGCAAGTATTGCTGGCATGAGACCAATTGTAGTTCATCCAAGAATGGATTTTATGATTTATGGATTAGACCCAATAATAAACCAAGCGGCTAATTGGGACTATATTTTTGGTGGACAATCAACCGCATCAGTTGTAATTTGGCCTATTATTAATCGTGGAGGTGAACAAGGAGCCCAACATTCTCAAGCACTCCAATCTTTATTTGCTCATATTCCTGGACTACAAGTTGTAATGCCAGCTACTCCATATGATGCTAAAGGATTAATGATATCAGCCATTAAATCAAATAATCCTGTAGTATATATTGATGATAGATGGCTTTATGGACTGAAAGAAAATGTTCCAAAAAAAATATACTCTGTTCCAATTGGAAAAGGGGTAATAAGAAAAAAAGGCAAAGATATCACAATTGTTGGAATATCGTATATGGCCAATGAAGCCATAAAAGCAGGCGAAGAATTAAAAAAATATAAAATTGATGCTGAAATAATTGATATCAGAACTGTTAAACCAATAGACCTCCCAATTATTATTAATTCTATTAAAAAAACAGGGAAATTAATTATTGCTGAGGCAGCCTGGCTTACTGGCGGAGTTGCTGGAGAGATTTCTGCTTTGGTTGCTGATAAAGGATTCAAGTATCTAAAAAAACCAATCAAAAGAGTCTGCTTGCCTGATTCTCCTGCCCCAACCAGTGCCCCTCTTGAAAAGAAATATTACACAACCTACAAAGATATTATTAAAAAAGTAAAACAATTATTAAAATAA
- a CDS encoding thiamine pyrophosphate-dependent dehydrogenase E1 component subunit alpha — MENKKFLLKLYKKMVEIRLFEESLVDPILRGEIKTPCHLYTGQEAVAVGVCAALTDNDYILGNHRSHGHYLAKGGSIDKLMLEIFGKKDGCAKGRGGSMHIIDNQHGLLGTVPLVAATISLALGAALSSKINKDKKVTISFFGDGAVDEGVLHESLNFASLKKLPIIFVCENNLYSTHMPIKDCLANTKIYEFAKSYNMPSKQVQGNDVLKVYNTTKTMVKYAKNNQGPSFIECLTYRMRGHVGPDDNIQGEHTDIRPNKEVIKWAKKDPIKNFEKILMKKNILNKQTINNIYKKLNSKIIKAYKLTLKSDFPKQGELLKHVYEK, encoded by the coding sequence ATGGAAAACAAAAAATTTTTATTAAAATTATATAAAAAAATGGTAGAAATAAGGTTGTTTGAAGAAAGTCTAGTTGATCCAATTCTAAGAGGCGAAATTAAAACTCCCTGCCATTTATATACAGGACAAGAAGCAGTTGCTGTTGGCGTTTGTGCTGCTTTAACAGACAATGATTATATTCTTGGAAATCATCGGTCTCATGGACATTATCTGGCCAAAGGAGGAAGCATTGATAAATTAATGCTTGAAATTTTTGGAAAAAAAGATGGCTGTGCAAAAGGAAGAGGAGGGTCAATGCATATAATTGACAACCAGCACGGATTATTAGGAACAGTTCCGTTGGTAGCTGCTACAATTTCGCTTGCTTTGGGTGCAGCTTTATCATCAAAAATAAACAAAGACAAAAAAGTAACAATTAGTTTTTTTGGCGACGGAGCAGTTGATGAAGGAGTCTTACATGAATCATTAAACTTTGCTTCTTTAAAAAAATTGCCAATTATTTTTGTTTGTGAAAATAACCTATATTCAACTCACATGCCAATAAAAGATTGTCTGGCTAATACTAAAATCTATGAATTTGCCAAGTCATATAACATGCCTTCCAAACAAGTACAAGGGAATGATGTCTTAAAAGTTTATAACACAACTAAAACCATGGTAAAGTATGCCAAAAATAACCAAGGGCCTTCTTTTATTGAGTGCTTAACATATCGAATGAGAGGACATGTTGGCCCTGATGACAATATCCAAGGAGAACACACTGATATTAGACCAAATAAAGAAGTTATTAAATGGGCTAAAAAAGATCCAATTAAAAATTTTGAGAAAATATTAATGAAAAAAAATATTTTAAACAAACAAACAATTAACAATATATATAAAAAATTAAATTCAAAAATTATTAAAGCATATAAATTAACACTTAAAAGTGATTTTCCAAAACAAGGAGAATTATTAAAACATGTATATGAAAAATAA